Proteins from one Desulfonema limicola genomic window:
- the tssB gene encoding type VI secretion system contractile sheath small subunit: protein MAIQDEIPKSRLTLRYKTEVNGQPEDVSLPLRLLVANDFSLGSSKDRKVDLDERRIRSMNGKNTDSVMKDMGIKVNFAVPNKIDPDKAEDMQVDIPIDSIRAFSPDQVAKHVPKVKSLLMLKELMEEVISNVDNRKDFRKLLGELMSNEEALAKMMEELKGYESLKLPSAG, encoded by the coding sequence ATGGCAATTCAGGATGAAATTCCAAAATCAAGACTAACGCTGAGGTATAAAACAGAGGTAAACGGGCAGCCCGAAGATGTATCCCTTCCTTTGAGACTTCTTGTTGCAAATGACTTTTCCCTGGGCTCATCCAAAGACAGGAAGGTTGATCTTGACGAAAGGCGCATTCGCAGTATGAACGGCAAAAATACCGATTCTGTTATGAAAGACATGGGCATAAAGGTTAATTTTGCAGTACCGAATAAGATAGACCCGGATAAAGCAGAGGATATGCAGGTGGATATTCCTATTGACAGCATCCGGGCATTTTCTCCAGATCAGGTTGCAAAACATGTACCTAAAGTCAAAAGTCTTTTAATGCTCAAGGAACTGATGGAAGAGGTAATTTCCAATGTTGACAACAGAAAGGATTTTAGAAAGCTCCTGGGAGAGCTTATGAGCAATGAAGAAGCTCTGGCAAAGATGATGGAAGAATTAAAAGGATATGAAAGCCTTAAACTGCCCTCTGCTGGTTAA
- the tssC gene encoding type VI secretion system contractile sheath large subunit, producing the protein MAEETQTQEKTEQAAESLDLKRFLSSMRLKTEISEPVPMIQDDFQVVAADVSDEDRFLSSMAALLLNVDVSERRLDKGKILEVIARIDKMVNDQLNEIIHNEQFKQVESAWLSLNNLIQTTNFKANIMIDVLDVSKDELAEDFEANAVDITSSALFKKVYVAEYDQYGGKPYGAIIGGYELDHTPADEFWLKIMGKIAAASHAPFIGSVSPKFFGCETIEELSAIKDLEGLMNQPKYASWNKLRESEEAAYVGLALPRYIVRLPYSPTTNPCRELNFEEKIQGDNSADYLWGSAVIPFAQNMVRSFEQSGWCQYLRGPKGGGLVRGLPVHMFNIRGEDEMKVPVEMVIPDYRELEYANAGFMPMVYRKGTGDACFFSCQSIKKAKKFKDPKDSENAQLVTNISYTFSITRIAHYVKCIMRDNIGSSANAPYIKDTLTKWINKYITTVVNPDDLTLRYYPFKAASVEVVEQEGMIGWYSCSIGILPHIQFEGMDVELRLDARL; encoded by the coding sequence ATGGCTGAAGAAACCCAGACTCAGGAAAAAACAGAACAAGCGGCAGAATCTCTTGATCTTAAAAGATTCTTGTCGAGTATGCGCCTTAAGACTGAAATAAGCGAGCCTGTTCCCATGATTCAAGATGATTTTCAAGTTGTTGCTGCAGATGTAAGTGATGAAGACCGGTTTTTGTCTTCCATGGCAGCACTTCTTCTTAATGTTGATGTATCAGAACGCCGTCTTGACAAAGGAAAGATACTCGAGGTCATAGCCAGGATAGATAAAATGGTTAATGACCAGTTAAATGAAATTATCCATAACGAGCAGTTTAAACAGGTTGAATCTGCCTGGCTTTCACTCAACAACCTTATCCAGACCACAAACTTCAAGGCAAACATTATGATTGATGTTCTTGATGTGAGCAAGGATGAACTGGCAGAAGATTTTGAAGCCAATGCAGTTGATATTACAAGCAGCGCTCTTTTTAAAAAGGTTTATGTGGCTGAATATGACCAGTACGGGGGCAAACCATATGGTGCCATTATCGGCGGATATGAACTTGACCATACCCCTGCTGATGAATTCTGGCTTAAGATTATGGGCAAGATTGCTGCTGCAAGTCATGCTCCGTTTATCGGGTCTGTTTCTCCAAAATTTTTTGGATGCGAGACTATTGAAGAGCTGTCTGCAATAAAAGACCTTGAGGGCCTGATGAATCAGCCTAAGTATGCATCCTGGAATAAATTAAGAGAGTCTGAGGAAGCTGCTTATGTGGGCCTGGCACTTCCAAGATATATTGTGCGCCTGCCTTACAGTCCAACAACAAACCCCTGCCGTGAATTAAATTTTGAAGAAAAAATCCAGGGAGATAATTCCGCAGATTATCTCTGGGGTTCTGCTGTTATTCCCTTTGCCCAGAACATGGTACGCTCCTTTGAACAGAGCGGATGGTGTCAGTATCTCCGGGGTCCTAAAGGGGGAGGACTTGTGCGGGGTCTGCCTGTTCATATGTTTAATATCCGCGGTGAAGACGAGATGAAGGTTCCTGTTGAAATGGTAATCCCTGATTACAGGGAGCTTGAATATGCCAACGCTGGTTTTATGCCCATGGTATATAGAAAAGGTACAGGAGATGCCTGTTTTTTTAGCTGCCAGTCCATTAAAAAAGCCAAAAAATTCAAGGATCCCAAAGATTCTGAAAATGCACAGCTTGTTACCAATATTTCTTATACCTTTTCCATCACACGTATAGCCCATTATGTTAAGTGTATTATGCGCGACAATATAGGGAGCAGTGCAAATGCTCCATATATAAAGGATACACTCACAAAATGGATAAACAAATATATTACAACTGTTGTCAATCCTGATGATCTGACCCTTCGTTATTATCCTTTTAAAGCTGCTTCAGTTGAAGTAGTGGAGCAGGAAGGCATGATCGGATGGTATAGCTGCAGTATCGGGATTCTTCCCCATATTCAGTTTGAAGGTATGGATGTGGAGTTAAGACTTGATGCGCGTTTGTAA
- the tssK gene encoding type VI secretion system baseplate subunit TssK, with product MAGKLARVSWEMGQALLPEHFTAQEDALEAGAAVRSRLKGLPDYGIAALKVNDTLLSEGVFSITSMTAVMPSGLLLDVPGNAVITSFNLNVPGLSMVPVYLHVLKRKSQTGEDKKSEEDNEISRIIHQIVLSSEQSHANAFETMKIAQFEKNPDGIWVLSGSYIPPLLQVGTSMFLESELTELSGSLELFQYKLTQEIAASYLSGDSLTSAKQCLKSVYRIKRFLANILFKINIHPYYVYEALKDFYTEVCFYENTVPENITVPFDCDQLGKTFSEIFNPLKEQMQVVQAPSPYLPFELKDNVWQIKLPPRTREARDVYFLIQKKHVSETVSLKELKLAGLSRVSLVHKLALQGVPIQKIDRPPFQHTFGSEVDFFLISQGEEWDHALREMALGFYHTSHFEGMNYYLYWRFA from the coding sequence ATGGCAGGAAAACTTGCTCGTGTAAGCTGGGAAATGGGGCAGGCGCTGCTCCCGGAACATTTTACTGCCCAGGAAGATGCCCTTGAGGCTGGTGCGGCTGTCCGTTCACGTTTAAAGGGGCTTCCTGATTATGGTATTGCCGCATTAAAAGTAAATGACACCTTATTGTCAGAAGGCGTTTTTTCCATTACATCCATGACTGCTGTCATGCCTTCGGGCCTGCTTCTGGATGTGCCTGGAAATGCGGTTATTACTTCATTTAACCTTAATGTCCCTGGACTTTCTATGGTTCCTGTCTATCTCCATGTACTTAAAAGAAAATCTCAAACAGGAGAAGATAAAAAAAGCGAAGAAGACAACGAAATATCCAGGATAATACATCAGATAGTACTTTCTTCAGAACAAAGCCATGCCAATGCTTTTGAAACCATGAAAATTGCACAGTTTGAAAAAAATCCTGATGGAATATGGGTTCTTTCTGGTTCTTATATTCCTCCCCTGCTTCAGGTGGGAACATCAATGTTCCTGGAATCGGAATTAACAGAACTGTCAGGTTCACTGGAGCTTTTTCAATATAAGCTGACCCAGGAAATTGCCGCAAGTTATCTCAGCGGCGACAGCCTTACCAGTGCCAAACAATGCCTGAAATCTGTTTACCGGATAAAGAGGTTTCTGGCAAATATTTTGTTTAAGATAAATATCCATCCATATTATGTTTATGAAGCATTAAAGGATTTTTATACAGAGGTCTGCTTTTACGAAAACACGGTTCCGGAAAATATAACAGTTCCTTTTGACTGCGATCAGCTTGGAAAAACTTTTTCAGAAATTTTTAACCCTTTAAAAGAACAGATGCAGGTGGTTCAGGCTCCTTCGCCGTATTTACCTTTTGAATTAAAAGATAATGTATGGCAGATAAAACTTCCTCCAAGAACCAGGGAAGCAAGAGATGTATATTTTCTTATCCAGAAAAAACATGTAAGTGAAACAGTATCATTAAAAGAATTGAAACTGGCAGGCCTGTCCAGGGTTTCTCTTGTTCATAAACTTGCGCTCCAAGGGGTTCCAATTCAAAAAATTGACAGGCCCCCTTTTCAGCACACCTTTGGTTCAGAAGTGGATTTTTTCTTGATTTCCCAGGGAGAGGAATGGGATCATGCTCTGCGTGAAATGGCCCTGGGGTTTTATCATACAAGTCATTTTGAAGGAATGAACTACTACCTTTACTGGCGTTTTGCATGA
- the tssE gene encoding type VI secretion system baseplate subunit TssE has product MNFFKKFNYRPEPVSPDPVLESIIQNLNNILNTRMGYGSPLADFGIRDMNEYTSRGHIANAVMDEVRRNIELYEPGVEILDISIDNDTNPFKLSFKIECRIKESARSMKMVFDTVMNSVHVDNL; this is encoded by the coding sequence TTGAATTTTTTTAAAAAATTTAATTACAGGCCGGAACCGGTATCTCCTGATCCTGTTTTAGAAAGCATTATTCAAAATCTGAACAATATCCTGAATACAAGAATGGGATACGGTTCCCCTCTTGCTGATTTTGGCATTCGTGATATGAACGAATATACCTCAAGGGGACATATTGCCAATGCGGTTATGGATGAAGTTAGAAGAAATATTGAATTATATGAACCTGGAGTTGAAATTCTTGACATTTCAATAGACAATGATACAAATCCTTTTAAACTGTCTTTTAAAATTGAATGCAGGATAAAGGAAAGTGCCCGGTCTATGAAAATGGTATTTGATACAGTTATGAATTCAGTTCATGTGGATAATTTATAG
- a CDS encoding Calx-beta domain-containing protein, whose amino-acid sequence MNLKYCFFSIFIAIAVPVFFNSYIFAAAPALPQANFTSNVQMLPENKGTAEITITLTSTPAADVTISYIVSGTAAGQGIDHDLADGQILIEAGKVSGSVSFNIIDDDLDESDEFIIVEMDILTNAAKGSISVQTITIQDNDTSITPSVSWISSIQQKAESAGSVSVAVMMSRTADYDVTIPYTVSGTAQTGADHDLVDGSILIPAGKDTGIAVFNIIDDSEIEDNETIILTMGEIVNADRGSVTVFTLTILDNDRAAEIPSVSWASAVQQVRENAGIVTITAVLSTLSANDVILPFTITGTASGDGTDHDLTDGEMTIPAASSMGTIVINLTDDALEEGDETIIITMGSPENAVPGAITVQTITIQDNDIIGDPSVSWASSLEQVSEDSETVTITAVLSTSSIKDITIPYTVSGTAAGGEVDHNLADGIITIPAGNVTGTAVFNITDDTTPESNETIIVTMGEPENVKKGSITIFTVTIIDNDIALKPSVSWASAVQQVTEGAGTASITAVLNMAAVDDVLIPYTITGRAEGGGVDHDLSDGEIIIPSGGNNNNIVFNITDDTLHEEDETIIVIMGTPVNADKGSISIHTITIQDNDTAPTPYVSWNAPLQQVPENAEQVKLTAVLSMAAESDVTVPFTIKGSAEPGGVDHDLADGEITIPAGESTGTLLFNLVDDTFYEEDETIIVIMGTPSGADKGSITIHTITILDNETVFVSFTSASQQVREDAGVIEIGIVMTTASGEDVTIPYTLSGTAEGGGTDYELEDGEIIIKAGKTSAKLIFNLIDDEIFEQDETAILTMGTPVNAGHGSITVHTITITEDQGLVSASDGGGGCFIKSLKH is encoded by the coding sequence ATGAATCTAAAATATTGTTTTTTTTCCATCTTTATTGCTATTGCTGTTCCTGTTTTTTTTAATAGTTACATTTTTGCAGCAGCCCCGGCTCTGCCTCAGGCTAATTTTACTTCAAATGTTCAAATGCTGCCTGAAAACAAAGGCACGGCAGAAATTACTATAACCCTTACCTCAACACCGGCAGCAGATGTAACTATATCTTATATAGTCAGCGGAACAGCAGCTGGACAGGGAATAGATCATGACCTTGCTGACGGCCAGATATTAATAGAAGCCGGAAAAGTCAGCGGCAGTGTTTCTTTTAACATTATAGATGATGATCTGGATGAAAGCGATGAATTCATAATTGTTGAAATGGATATTTTGACCAATGCTGCAAAAGGTTCAATTTCAGTTCAAACAATAACAATCCAGGATAATGATACATCCATAACTCCTTCTGTTTCCTGGATTTCTTCAATTCAGCAAAAAGCGGAAAGTGCAGGCAGTGTCAGTGTTGCCGTAATGATGAGCAGAACAGCAGATTATGATGTAACAATACCTTATACTGTGAGCGGTACAGCACAAACCGGTGCAGACCATGATCTTGTTGACGGGAGCATACTTATACCTGCTGGAAAGGATACAGGCATTGCTGTATTTAATATTATTGATGATTCTGAAATTGAAGATAATGAAACTATTATTTTAACTATGGGCGAAATTGTAAATGCTGACAGGGGTTCTGTTACTGTGTTTACATTAACAATCTTAGATAATGACAGGGCTGCTGAAATACCGTCTGTATCATGGGCTTCAGCTGTCCAGCAGGTAAGGGAAAATGCGGGTATTGTTACAATAACGGCTGTATTAAGTACTTTATCTGCAAATGATGTTATATTGCCTTTTACAATAACCGGTACTGCTTCAGGTGATGGAACTGACCACGATCTTACTGACGGCGAAATGACCATACCAGCAGCCAGCAGCATGGGAACCATTGTCATAAACCTGACAGATGATGCACTTGAAGAAGGAGATGAGACCATAATAATAACAATGGGTTCTCCTGAAAATGCTGTACCTGGGGCAATAACTGTCCAAACTATAACCATTCAGGACAATGACATAATCGGAGACCCTTCAGTATCATGGGCATCTTCTCTTGAACAGGTATCAGAAGATAGTGAAACTGTAACAATAACAGCAGTATTAAGCACTTCATCAATCAAAGATATTACCATCCCATACACAGTCAGCGGAACAGCAGCAGGGGGAGAGGTTGATCATAATCTGGCAGACGGGATTATTACCATCCCGGCAGGAAATGTAACAGGAACAGCAGTATTTAATATTACAGACGATACAACACCTGAATCAAATGAAACCATAATTGTAACTATGGGGGAACCTGAAAATGTTAAAAAAGGCTCTATTACCATATTTACTGTTACCATTATAGATAATGATATTGCTCTCAAACCCTCGGTGTCCTGGGCATCTGCGGTACAGCAGGTAACAGAAGGGGCTGGAACAGCCTCAATTACAGCAGTCTTAAACATGGCTGCTGTTGATGATGTTCTCATACCCTATACAATAACAGGAAGGGCAGAAGGCGGCGGGGTAGATCATGATCTTTCCGATGGTGAAATTATCATTCCTTCAGGAGGAAACAACAATAATATTGTGTTTAACATCACAGACGACACCCTGCATGAAGAAGATGAAACTATTATTGTAATAATGGGTACACCTGTAAATGCTGACAAAGGCTCTATTTCCATTCATACAATAACCATTCAGGATAATGATACGGCTCCTACACCTTATGTTTCATGGAATGCCCCCCTTCAACAGGTTCCTGAAAATGCTGAACAGGTTAAATTAACGGCTGTTCTCAGCATGGCAGCAGAAAGTGATGTTACCGTGCCTTTTACCATAAAAGGAAGTGCTGAACCAGGAGGTGTGGATCATGACCTTGCTGACGGAGAAATTACAATTCCAGCAGGTGAAAGCACCGGTACCCTTTTGTTTAACCTTGTTGACGATACATTTTACGAGGAAGATGAAACAATTATTGTAATTATGGGTACGCCGTCAGGTGCTGACAAAGGCTCTATTACCATACATACAATCACAATCCTGGATAATGAAACAGTTTTTGTATCTTTTACATCAGCAAGCCAGCAGGTAAGAGAGGACGCAGGGGTAATTGAGATAGGGATTGTTATGACAACAGCATCAGGTGAAGATGTAACCATACCTTATACATTGAGCGGGACTGCTGAAGGAGGCGGAACTGACTATGAACTTGAAGACGGCGAGATTATAATCAAGGCAGGAAAGACCTCTGCAAAATTAATTTTCAATCTTATAGACGATGAAATCTTTGAGCAGGATGAAACTGCAATCCTAACTATGGGAACCCCGGTAAATGCAGGACACGGGTCAATTACAGTACACACAATAACCATTACCGAAGATCAGGGACTTGTATCAGCATCAGACGGCGGCGGCGGATGTTTTATAAAAAGCTTAAAACATTAA
- a CDS encoding porin family protein yields the protein MKSEKKIGLVLAGFIISLIFSSEIMAQDKLYYMGGYLSYSMESIDSDAISNEFLQPVNVDFSSSLGIQARGGMEIKEFLFGEAMIEYLSPFEDSSDNKTAEVSVINAGVNCKAILTFWNRLEPYATAGLGLMYAKKDISFQDQSSSDTNFGMNARLGAGLNILLSPELFLGFETAYVMGVGGTSYVKYINLSLGMCYRF from the coding sequence ATGAAATCTGAAAAAAAAATTGGACTTGTTCTGGCAGGATTTATAATCAGCCTGATATTTTCATCAGAAATTATGGCACAGGACAAACTGTATTACATGGGCGGTTATCTGAGCTATTCAATGGAAAGTATTGACAGTGATGCCATATCAAATGAATTTTTACAGCCTGTAAATGTAGATTTCAGCAGCTCCCTGGGAATACAGGCAAGGGGAGGCATGGAGATTAAAGAATTTTTGTTTGGAGAAGCCATGATAGAATATCTCAGTCCTTTTGAAGACAGTTCAGATAATAAAACCGCTGAAGTCAGTGTTATAAATGCAGGTGTCAACTGCAAGGCAATTCTTACATTCTGGAACAGGCTTGAACCTTATGCAACAGCAGGTCTGGGGCTTATGTATGCTAAAAAAGATATAAGTTTTCAGGATCAGTCAAGCTCAGACACAAATTTCGGTATGAATGCAAGACTTGGCGCGGGGCTTAATATCCTGCTTTCCCCAGAACTTTTTCTCGGGTTTGAAACTGCCTATGTTATGGGAGTAGGCGGTACATCTTATGTTAAATATATTAACCTTTCATTAGGGATGTGTTACCGGTTTTAA